A single Cucumis melo cultivar AY chromosome 4, USDA_Cmelo_AY_1.0, whole genome shotgun sequence DNA region contains:
- the LOC103499197 gene encoding protein DEHYDRATION-INDUCED 19 homolog 7-like isoform X2, with amino-acid sequence MITVCFFLDFYFDYEEVDRDDDLNSEYPCSFCQEEFDLVELCCHIDDEHPLKANFRVTCGCATGVGAAFRALVGGVLFAQEEVTSWYGVDSDTESSKETSNDGSSHSGAEKKKKTRLQSLSCKLYFLHFEH; translated from the exons ATGATTACcgtttgtttttttttagatttttattttGACTACGAGGAGGTGGATAGGGATGATGATTTGAATTCGGAATATCCTTGTTCGTTTTGTCAGGAGGAATTTGATTTGGTTGAGCTTTGCTGCCATATTGATGACGAGCATCCCTTAAAAGCCAACTTTAGG GTTACCTGTGGGTGTGCAACTGGAGTTGGTGCAGCTTTTAGAGCTCTAGTTGGTGGTGTATTATTTGCACAGGAAGAAGTAACTTCTTG GTATGGTGTCGATAGCGATACTGAGTCATCAAAGGAAACAAGCAATGATGGAAGCAGTCATTCTGgggcagaaaagaaaaagaaaactag GCTTCAATCATTGAGCTGCAAACTTTATTTCTTGCATTTTGAGCATTAA
- the LOC103499197 gene encoding protein DEHYDRATION-INDUCED 19-like isoform X1 gives MITVCFFLDFYFDYEEVDRDDDLNSEYPCSFCQEEFDLVELCCHIDDEHPLKANFRVTCGCATGVGAAFRALVGGVLFAQEEVTSCRYGVDSDTESSKETSNDGSSHSGAEKKKKTRLQSLSCKLYFLHFEH, from the exons ATGATTACcgtttgtttttttttagatttttattttGACTACGAGGAGGTGGATAGGGATGATGATTTGAATTCGGAATATCCTTGTTCGTTTTGTCAGGAGGAATTTGATTTGGTTGAGCTTTGCTGCCATATTGATGACGAGCATCCCTTAAAAGCCAACTTTAGG GTTACCTGTGGGTGTGCAACTGGAGTTGGTGCAGCTTTTAGAGCTCTAGTTGGTGGTGTATTATTTGCACAGGAAGAAGTAACTTCTTG TAGGTATGGTGTCGATAGCGATACTGAGTCATCAAAGGAAACAAGCAATGATGGAAGCAGTCATTCTGgggcagaaaagaaaaagaaaactag GCTTCAATCATTGAGCTGCAAACTTTATTTCTTGCATTTTGAGCATTAA